ACTGGTCGCGGCCCTGGCCACGCTGGGGTTCGGGCTCTTCCCGGCCGCGCCGGCCTCGGCCGCGAGCTACGTGCCCCTCGACGGCGACGGCTCCTCCTGGGCACAGCCGGCCATCCAGCAGTGGTCCCGGGACATCGCGGTCCAGGACGGGATCCACATCAACTACACCGGCGACGGCTCGGCGCAGGGCCGGGAGAACTTCGCCGTGCACCTGAACGACTTCGCCGGGTCCGACATCGCGTTCCTCACCACGCCGGATCCGTTCGGCGCGGGCTTCGAGGCGGTGCAGTGGAACTACTCGTACATCCCGATCGTGGCGGGCGGCACCACGTTCATCTACAACCTGCACATCGGCGGCCGGACGGTGACCGATCTGCGGCTGTCCGGCCAGACCCTCGCCAAGATCTTCACCGGCGCCGTCACCAACTGGGACGATCCCGCGATCACGCACGACTACGGCGCTCCGCTGCCCAGCGAGCCGATCACGGTGGTGACCCGCTCGGACGGGTCCGGCGCCAGCTACATGTTCACCCGGTGGCTCTCGAAGCAGTACCCGTCGATGTGGAACGCGTTCTGCGCGGCCCACGGCGGCCCGAATCCCTGCGGCCCGACCGAGTTCTACCCGGGCTTCGGCGACTCCGTGCAGAAGAACGGCTCGGACCAGATGGCCACCTTCCTTTCCTCCCCGAGCAGTGAGGGCGCGATCGGCTACGACGAGTACGCCTACGCGATCAACTACGGCCTGCACGCAGTGAAGATGCTCAACGCGGCCGGCTACTACACCCTGCCGACGGCCTCGAACGTGGCGATCGCCTTGCAGGCGGCCGTGATCGACGAGAACCCGAACGACGCCGACTTCCTGATGCAGAATCTTGACAAGGTCTACACGAACCCTGATCCACGCGCCTATCCGCTCTCGAGCTACAGCTACCTGATCATCCCGCGCGACACCGGGAAGGGCTCGCTGGTGCCGGACTGGACAAGTGTCAAGGGCATGACGCTCAGTACCTGGCTCAATTACGTGCTCTGCGGCGCGCAGGCCAGTGCGGGCCAGCTCGGCTACTCACCGCTGCCGAAGAACCTGGTCAACGGCGGGTTCCTCCAGGTCGATCACCTGCCCGGGCATATCGCGACGCCCGACCCGGCGAAGCTGATGGGATGTAAGAACCCGAACTACTCCGACGGCGTCGACTACCTCAAGAACGCGCCGTACCCGAGCAGATGCGACTTCCACACCGAGCCGCTCGACTGCACCACCGGCGGCGGGGGCGGCTCGGGCTCGGGCGGCGGCGGTTCGGGCGGCGGCTCCGGCAACGGCGCGGGCGGCGGCGCGGGCGCCGGTGCGTCGGCGGGCGCGCGGGCCGGCGGCACGGCCGAAGCCGGCGGCGCGCAGGGCGGCGTCGGCGGATCGGGCGGCAGCTCGGGCGGATCGCCCTCCGCGCAGCCGATCTACGCCGAACCGGTCGCGGTGGCCTCACGGCCCCAGCAGCAGACCGGGACGGCACTGGCCACCGTGCTGCTGATCATCGCGGCCGTGGCCGCGCCGGCGTTCGCCGGGGCGTGGGTCCAACGACGCAGGAAGCGAGGCTGACCCATGGCTCTGCCGGAAATCCTCGAATCCGAGGCCGGGCCCGAGCCCGGCGTCCCGGACCAGGCCGTGCCAGAAGCGCGGCGGGTCAAGGCGCCGCGGCCGCCCGCCCGGCCCCGCCCGTCTCGGCGGCCGCGCCCCGAACGCACTCCGGTGCGGCGCCCGGCGGTGCTGGTCGCAGGGCTCGTACTTTCCGGGTTCGCCCTGCTGGTGCTCGGTTTCTTCGTGTACCTCTACGGCCTGTCCGGGCTCAGCGAGCAGCGTGCGCAGAGCGTGCTGTACAAGACCTTCGCGGGAGAACTCGGGCAGGCCACGGCGCCGACCGGGGCCACCGCCGACGGAGCGCCGGTGGCGATCCTGGCCATCCCGAGCCTCGGTATCTCCGACCTCGTCGTCGTCGAGGGCACCGGTTCCGGGGATCTGACGCACGGTCCCGGGCACCTGCGCTCGAGCGTGCTGCCGGGACAGGCCGGGGTGAGCGTCGTCTACGGGCGGGTGCTCACCTACGGCGATCCGTTCGCGCATCTGATGCGGCTGCAACGCGGCGACAAAATCACGGTGACGACCGGGCAGGGGACCTCGACGTACACGGTCGAATCCTTCGGTACGAACGCGGTGCCTCCACCCGATCCGACGCCGAACCGGCTGGTGCTCGAGACCGCCGACAGCGCGATCTTCCCGAGCCGGAACAGCACGGTCGAGGTCAGCGCGGATCTCTCCTCGGCCGCGCAGCCGACACCCCCGTCCCGGCCCGCGACCGCGCCGCGGGAGTACGCGCTCGCCGGAGACGCCGACGCCGTCGTGCCGGCCGTGTTCTGGGCCCAAGCGCTGGTCCTGGTGCTGCTCGGCGGCGTCTTCGCGGCCCGCCGCTGGTCGCGCTGGCCCGCTCTGCTGTGCGCGGCGCCGGCGGCGTTCGCGCTGGCGTGGGCCGTGTACGAGAACCTCTCGCTGCTGTTGCCGAACCTCTACTGAGGAATGGGGAGAATGAGCACTCTGAATGAGACGGCGCTGCCGGCCCCCGCGCCCGCACCGGCCTTCGCCGAGGGCCCGGCCCCGGCCGGACTCGAGACCCGCGCGGTCTCGGCCTGGTTCGGCGACCACAAGGTGCTCGAGCGGGTGTCGCTGAGCATGGAACCCGGCCGGGTCACCGCGCTGATCGGCCCCTCGGGCTGCGGAAAGTCCACCTACCTGCGGGTTCTCAACCGGATGCACGAGATGGTGCGCGGCGCCGCGCTGGCCGGGGAGGTCCTTCTCGGCGGCGAGGACGTCTACGACCGGGCTGCCCGGCCCGCCGACGTGCGCAAACGCATTGGAATGGTGTTCCAGAAGCCCAACCCGTTCCCGGCCATGACGATCTACGAGAACGTGGCCAGCGGCCTCAAGCTGGCCGGGATCAAGGTCGGGGACCGGGACGCGGTGGTCGAGGACGCGCTGCGGCGGGCCGGGCTGTGGAACGAGGTGCAGCGGCGCCTGCGCACCCCGGGAGGCGCCCTGTCCGGCGGTCAGCAGCAGCGGCTGTGCATCGCCCGGTCCCTCGCCGTGGCCCCGGACGTGCTGTTGATGGACGAGCCGTGCTCGGCGCTGGACCCGACCTCGACCAGGCGGATCGAGGAGACGATCGCCGAGCTCGACGGCCAGGTCACCATCGTCATCGTGACGCACAACATGCAGCAGGCGGCCCGGGTCAGCCGCAACTGCGCGTTCTTCCTGGCCGGGGAGGACCAGCCCGGCCGCGTGGTCGAGGCCGGCCCGACCGAGCGGATCTTCGGCGACCCGGCCGACCCGCGCACCGCCGACTACATCCACGGCCGCTTCGGCTGAGCCCGCGCCGGGCTGCCCGGCGCACGAAAAAGGCCTCCCCGGGTCCGTCCGACGTCGGACGGACCCGGGGAGGCTGCGCGCACGGCGCTGTGCGGCTCGGAAGCAATCGTCAACTGATCACGAAGAGTGCATGATCGTGTACACGATGTGCTTGGCCTGGTCCTGCCACTGCGAGTACAGCGAGCCGTTGAAGGAGCGCTGGACGTCCTGAGCGGCGGTGTGCAGCGACATGTCCTGGTAGTTCGACGGCAGGCTCTTGAGGAACGCCTTGGCCGCGTACGTCGGCGTGGTCAGCTCGGACGGCGAGCCCCAGCCGGTGGACGGACGCTGCTGGAACAGGCCCAGCGAGTCGTGGTCGACCGCTACGTTCAGGTTGTGCAGCTTCGACTCCTGCATGGCGGTGGCCACGGCGATGGTCGACGCGTACGGCGAGAGGTTCATGTTCTCGGCCGCGTGCACGATCGTGGTGGCGTTCTCCCACTGCGCGGAGGTCAGGCTGATGTGGCTCTGGGAGCCCTGCTCCGACGTCGGGGATATGTCCCCCATCGAGACGCTCGCGTAGGGGTTCGACGGCGTCGTCTTGGTCGACTCGGTCGAGGACCGCGTGCTGCTCTGCGTCTCGGTCTGCGCCGGGGCCTGCGCCGGAGCCTGGGCCGCCTTCGAGGCGGTCGCGCCGGGCTGGACGGTGGAGGTCACGGCGGCCGGGCTGGTCGCGGCGGCGGCCTGCGCGTCGCCCGCGCCGGAGGTGGCCAGCGGCACGATCGCGACGCCGACGGCGGCGACGGCCAGGGCCGCGGCGGGGAAGCGCTTGGTCGCGGCGGGCTTGTGCTTCTCGACCATGGCGCTACCGGACTGGTAGCCCTTAGTGGCCGCGGCACTACCGGACTGGTAGCCCTTGGCGACCGCGGCGCTACCGGACTGGTAGCCCTTGGCCAGGGCGGAGCTGCCGCTCTGGTAGGCGGTACGGAAGGGGATACGGGAGATCAGGTCGCGCGTGAACGCACGGGGGGTGTTCGAAGACACGATGAACGAAGCCTCTCCTTCGGCCGCCTACCGGGTTAGCTGACGGGTTCGGGCGGAAGGTGAGTTTGCGCCCTACGGCCCCGATCGAGGCGTCACTCAGCGCACGGCTAGGGTCGCCGTCCGTGAGTTTCGTCTGATGTGAGGGCCGATTCACCCCGGGGGACCGGGCGCACGGTGCGCCACGGAGATTGGGTCCCCGGCTCCGGGAACGGATGCGGCGGTTCGGTGACCGCTGCTCCGCCCTGTCGGACTCGGCGGGTACGTCCGGTGCGCGGTTCGGATTCCACGGCGTCGGCCGGATGTACAACATCGACCATAGCGGCGTTTCCGGCAGTTGTCACAAATCGCCCAAAATACGGCAGAGCGTGACTGAAGAGTCACGCTCTGCCGAGAAAACCGAGTGCCGACGGGCGAATCCGGGCCGTCGGTCAGGCCGGGGCCTTGCCGTTCATGATGTCGTAGACCATGGTCGTGGCCTGCGACTGCCACTGTGCGTAGGCGGTCGGATACCCGGAGCGCTGCACGTCCTGGGCCGCCTCCCACAGGTAGATGCTCATGTAGTCCGGCGCGTCCTTGTCGAGCGCGGCGAGGAAGGCGTTGGCCGCGTACGTCGGGGTGGTCAGCTGGGAGGTGGTGCCCCAGCCCTGCGAGGGACGCTGCTGGAAGAGGCCGAGCGAGTCCGCGTTGGTGGCGGTGGTCAGGTTGATCAGCCGCGACTCCTGGATCGCGGTGGCCACGGCCACCACGGCGGCGTACGCGTGCATCCCGCGCTTTTCCACCGTCGCGACTATCGTCTTCGCGTTCTCCCACTGGTCCGCGCTCGGGGTGAACGTGTTCTGCGTTCCGTAGAAGGCCACCGGCTCCAGGGTGCCCCAGGACACTGAGGCGTACGGGCTGGTCTTGGTGTGGGTCGGCGTCGCGCTGGCCGAAGCGGAGGCGCTCGCGCTGGCCGAGGTCTTCACGCTGGACGCGCTGACGCTGGGCGAGGCGACCGCGGTCGGCGCGCTGCTCGCCTGCTGGGCCGGCACCAGGTCCGCCATGGCCGGATTGGGAGTGGTCGCCGGGGACGCCTCGCCCAGCGCCATCGCCGCCGCCACGCCGCCCGGTCCGCCGACCACCGTGCCCGCCAGGGCCGCGACCGTGATCGCCGGGTACTTGCGCATCCACGACCCGTTCGGGTCGGAGCGAGTGATCGGACTCTGACTCCCGTGCTTCGACTTGCTGTGACTGCCCACGGTCCGCTTACGGCCCTCTCCCTCGTCCGCCTACCGGGTTAGCTGACGGGTTCGGGCGGAAAGAGACGCCCTACGCTCCGGTTCCGGAGCGATTCACCCCGCGGCGGGGAGCACCGAAGTGGGTCCCCGGCTCCACTCGCGTGGACTCGGCGGTCACATCCGGTGTCGCACGGTCGCGACATCCGCCGGATGTGTTGGCCCCAGAACCTAACAGATCGAACGGCCCCATGTCACCGTTTCGTCTCAGCCTTGCCACTGCTTTGACTCGGCGTGAGATACGCCTTACCGGCGCGCGATCCGGCGGCAGGTCGGGCCGCGGCCGTGCGCCACCGCCCGTTAACCTGGGTGTCGTGAACGCCGAACCGACCGGAGCCCCGGACCGCGGCCAGAGCCAGGCCGACCCCCAGGAGATCGCCCGGCTGCGCGTGGCCATCGGCCGGCTGCACCGGCGCATGGTCCAGCACACCGCCGGAGATCTGACGTTCTCCCAGACCTCGGCGCTGGTCGCGGTGGAGAAGCTCGGGCCGATCCGGCTCGGCGAGCTCGCCGCCCGGGAGCGGGTGGCCGCGCCCTCGATGACCCGCACCGTGGCCGGGCTGGTCGAGGCCGGGCTGCTGCACCGGGCCGGGGACCCGCAGGACGGGCGCTCCTACCTGCTGAGCATCACCGACCAGGGCCGCGGCTTCCTCGAGGCGCTGCGCACCGAGCGCTCGGCCGTGCTGGCCGCGGGCATCGCCCAGCTCGGCCCGGTCGAGCTGGACGTGCTGCGCCGGGCGCTGCCGGTGCTCGAGCACCTGGCCGAACGAGAGTCCTGATACGCCGCCGGCGCGCCGTGGCGCGCCCGCGCCGCGCCGTCGGCCACCCCGGCCACGCCCCGGCCGGGAACCGGTGGCAGGATGGCGGCATGGACGTGCAGGAACAGAACGCGGCCGGCGCCGAGGAACCCGTCGAGGAGTGGCCGCCGCGCGAGTGGCGCGAGACCACCCGTGCCGCCGGCCACAAGCAGGCGCTCTACGTCAGCGTGGCCATGCTGGTCATGTTCGGCGCGCTGACGCTCCTGGCGATCTGGGCCTCGCACCACGGCTGACCGCGCCGCCGGGCCGGCCGCCGGCCCGATGCCCCGCCGGCCCGGATCGGCCTACTGCGGCGCCTTGACCTGGCCGGCCTCCGTCAGCTCCGCGATCTCCTCGCCGGGAATGCCCAGCAGGAACAGGATCGTGTCCAGGAACGGCACGTTCACCGCCGTGTCCGCCTGCTCGCGCACCACCGGCTTGGCGTTGAACGCCACCCCGAGTCCGGCCGCGGCCAGCATGTCCAGGTCGTTCGCCCCGTCGCCGATGGCGACCGTCTCGCTCAGCGGCACGCCGGCCGCCGAGGCGAACCGGCGCAGCGCGGCGGCCTTGCCGGGCCGGTCCACGATCGGGCCCACCACCTTGCCGGTCAGCCGGCCGTCCACCACCTCGAGCGTGTTCGCGGCCGCGTAGTCCAGCTCGAGATCGGCCGCGAGCAGGTCGGTGATCTGGGTGAAGCCGCCGGAGACGATCGCGACCTGGTAGCCGAGCCGCTTGAGCGTGCGCACCAGGGTGCGGGCGCCGGGGGTGTAGCGCACCTGCCCGCGCACCTTGGCGAAGACCTCCTCGGGCAGCCCCTCGAGCAGCGCCACCCTCGCCCGCAGCGAGGCGGCGAAGTCCATCTCCCCGCGCATCGCCTCGGCCGTCACCCGGGCCACCTCGTCGAGGCAGCCGGCGTGCTCGGCGAGCAGCTCGATCACCTCGTCCTGGATCAGCGTGGAGTCCACGTCCATCACCACCAGGTGCTTGGCCCGGCGGGCGAGCCCGGCGCGCTGCACCGCGACGTCCGCGCCGCAGGCCGCGGCCTCCGGGGCCAGCCGGCGCCGCAGCTCCAGCGGGTCCACCCCGGACACGTCCAGCTCGATCGCGGTCACCGGGTACTTCGCCAGCCGCACGATCCGGTCGATGTTGCCGCCCGCGTCCGCCAGCGCCCGGGCCATCCGGCCCATCGCGGACGGGCTGAGCGGGGAACCGAGCACGGTCACCCGGCTGCGCCCGACCCCGCGCGGCTGGTTGTCCCCGACCCCCTCCTTGACCTCCACGCCCAGCTTCCACTCCGCCCCCCAGCGGTGCAGCGCAATCCGCAGCTCGGTGTCGTCCCAGGCCGGCGGGGCGGTGAGCAACACGCCCAGGACCAGCCGGCCGCGCAGCACGATCTGCTCCACGTCGCTGACCTCTATGTCGCTTCCGCCCGATCCGTGCTCCTCGATCACAGCGAACAACGACGCGGTCACTCCGGGCCGATCCGCGCCGAACACCAGGACCCGCAGCGTGCGCCCGTGGCGCGTCACCTCTTGTTCCACCGGGCCAAGGTACCGAAGCGGGGCCGCGGCCAGGTAAGTTTGGCCACATGACGGACGTGCTTGATCTGGTCGACGTGACGGTGGTGCGGGACGGCAAGAAGCTGCTCGCCGGGATCGATTGGCGAATCGCCGACGGGGAACGGTGGGTCCTACTCGGACCCAACGGCGCCGGCAAGACGACCCTGCTGCAGATCATCGCGGCGCAGATGCATCCGACCGCGGGCAGCGCGACCGTGCTCGGCGGCGCACTCGGCAAGATCGACGTGTTCGAGCTGCGCACCCGGATCGGCCTGAGCTCGGCCTCGCTGGACGGGCGCATCCCCGGCCGGGAGAAGGTGCGCGACGTGGTGCTCACCGCCGCGTACGGCAAGATGGCGCGCTTCCGCGAGGACTACGAGGACGCCGACACCGGCCGGGCCGAGGACCTGCTCTCCTGGTGGGGCCTCGAGGGCTTCGCCGAGCGCACCTTCGGCACCCTCTCCAGCGGCGAGCGCAAGCGCGCCCTGGTCGCCAGGGCCCTGATGACCGACCCGGAGCTGCTGCTGCTCGACGAGCCGGCCTCCGGCCTCGACCTCGGCGGCCGCGAGGACCTGGTGCGCCGGCTGGCCAACCACGCGGCCGATCCGGCCTCGCCGGTGACCGTGCTGGTGACCCACCACGTGGAGGAGATCCCGCCGGGCTTCACCCACGCGATGCTGCTGCGCGGCGGTTCGATCGTCGCCTCCGGGCCCTCCGAGCTCACCCTGACCTCGGAGAACCTCAGCGCCACCTACGGCATCCCGCTGCACGTGCAGACGTACGAAGGCCGCTACTACGCCCGCGGGCTGTGAGCCGCCGCGCGGATGCGCACCTTGACATGACTCCGGCCGCCCGGCCGGTGGCGGGCCGGGGCGGGATGCCCGAAGGCTGCTGACGGGGCGTCAACCACCGGCTACCATGGCGGCATGGGGTCGGTGGCCACGCTGCACAGCTGGGAATGGTGGCTGCTGGCCGCCGTCCTGCTGCTGCTCGGCGAGGCCGCGACCAACGCGCTCGTCTTCCTGATGCCGTTCGGCGGCGCGGTGGTCGCCGCGGTCCTGGCCGCCTTCGGCGTGCCCTGGTACGGGCAGCTGCCCGCCTTCGCCGTGGTCACCATCGGCCTGCTCGCCTTCCTCCGGCCCGTCGCCGTGCGCCGGCAGGCCGGTCCCGGCCTGCGCACCGGCGCGGCCGCGCTGGTCGGCCAAGAGGCGCTGGTGACCGAGCGGGTGGACGCCCACCGCGGCCGGATACGGCTGGACGGGCAGATCTGGAGCGCCCGCACGCTGGACTCGGAGGGCGTGTTCGAGGCCGGAGAAGCCGTGCACGTCGCGGCGATCGACGGCGCCACCGCGGTGGTGGTGTAATCGTGCCCGTATCCGCACCGTGCGGCGGCACGCTTCAGTGGGGAGGAACGAGGCGCTGATGAGCACATTCGAAGCCGTCGTCTTCGTGGTCGTGGTCGTGGCCGCCGTGGTCTTCTACGTCTACCGCGCCATCCGCGTGGTGCCGCAGGCGACCGCCGCGGTGATCGAGCGGTTCGGCCGGTACAAGCGGACCCTGGAGCCCGGGCTGCGCTTCCTGGTGCCGGGGGCGGACCGGGTGCGGGCCACGGTCGACCTGCGCGAGCAGGTGATGCCGTTCCCGCCGCAGGAGGTCATCACCGAGGACAACCTGCTCGTCTACATCGACTGGGTCGTCTACTTCCAGGTGATCGACCCGCGCCGGGCCACCTACGAGATCCAGAACTTCGTGCAGGCCATCGAGTACCTGGTCTCCACCACGCTGCGCAACATCATCGGCGGCATGGACCTCGAGGCCACCCTGACCAGCCGGGACGAGGTCAACCG
This genomic window from Actinospica robiniae DSM 44927 contains:
- a CDS encoding substrate-binding domain-containing protein, which translates into the protein MSPHRIRRLGLVLVAALATLGFGLFPAAPASAASYVPLDGDGSSWAQPAIQQWSRDIAVQDGIHINYTGDGSAQGRENFAVHLNDFAGSDIAFLTTPDPFGAGFEAVQWNYSYIPIVAGGTTFIYNLHIGGRTVTDLRLSGQTLAKIFTGAVTNWDDPAITHDYGAPLPSEPITVVTRSDGSGASYMFTRWLSKQYPSMWNAFCAAHGGPNPCGPTEFYPGFGDSVQKNGSDQMATFLSSPSSEGAIGYDEYAYAINYGLHAVKMLNAAGYYTLPTASNVAIALQAAVIDENPNDADFLMQNLDKVYTNPDPRAYPLSSYSYLIIPRDTGKGSLVPDWTSVKGMTLSTWLNYVLCGAQASAGQLGYSPLPKNLVNGGFLQVDHLPGHIATPDPAKLMGCKNPNYSDGVDYLKNAPYPSRCDFHTEPLDCTTGGGGGSGSGGGGSGGGSGNGAGGGAGAGASAGARAGGTAEAGGAQGGVGGSGGSSGGSPSAQPIYAEPVAVASRPQQQTGTALATVLLIIAAVAAPAFAGAWVQRRRKRG
- a CDS encoding class E sortase; protein product: MALPEILESEAGPEPGVPDQAVPEARRVKAPRPPARPRPSRRPRPERTPVRRPAVLVAGLVLSGFALLVLGFFVYLYGLSGLSEQRAQSVLYKTFAGELGQATAPTGATADGAPVAILAIPSLGISDLVVVEGTGSGDLTHGPGHLRSSVLPGQAGVSVVYGRVLTYGDPFAHLMRLQRGDKITVTTGQGTSTYTVESFGTNAVPPPDPTPNRLVLETADSAIFPSRNSTVEVSADLSSAAQPTPPSRPATAPREYALAGDADAVVPAVFWAQALVLVLLGGVFAARRWSRWPALLCAAPAAFALAWAVYENLSLLLPNLY
- a CDS encoding phosphate ABC transporter ATP-binding protein codes for the protein MSTLNETALPAPAPAPAFAEGPAPAGLETRAVSAWFGDHKVLERVSLSMEPGRVTALIGPSGCGKSTYLRVLNRMHEMVRGAALAGEVLLGGEDVYDRAARPADVRKRIGMVFQKPNPFPAMTIYENVASGLKLAGIKVGDRDAVVEDALRRAGLWNEVQRRLRTPGGALSGGQQQRLCIARSLAVAPDVLLMDEPCSALDPTSTRRIEETIAELDGQVTIVIVTHNMQQAARVSRNCAFFLAGEDQPGRVVEAGPTERIFGDPADPRTADYIHGRFG
- a CDS encoding MarR family winged helix-turn-helix transcriptional regulator, with product MNAEPTGAPDRGQSQADPQEIARLRVAIGRLHRRMVQHTAGDLTFSQTSALVAVEKLGPIRLGELAARERVAAPSMTRTVAGLVEAGLLHRAGDPQDGRSYLLSITDQGRGFLEALRTERSAVLAAGIAQLGPVELDVLRRALPVLEHLAERES
- the serB gene encoding phosphoserine phosphatase SerB codes for the protein MEQEVTRHGRTLRVLVFGADRPGVTASLFAVIEEHGSGGSDIEVSDVEQIVLRGRLVLGVLLTAPPAWDDTELRIALHRWGAEWKLGVEVKEGVGDNQPRGVGRSRVTVLGSPLSPSAMGRMARALADAGGNIDRIVRLAKYPVTAIELDVSGVDPLELRRRLAPEAAACGADVAVQRAGLARRAKHLVVMDVDSTLIQDEVIELLAEHAGCLDEVARVTAEAMRGEMDFAASLRARVALLEGLPEEVFAKVRGQVRYTPGARTLVRTLKRLGYQVAIVSGGFTQITDLLAADLELDYAAANTLEVVDGRLTGKVVGPIVDRPGKAAALRRFASAAGVPLSETVAIGDGANDLDMLAAAGLGVAFNAKPVVREQADTAVNVPFLDTILFLLGIPGEEIAELTEAGQVKAPQ
- a CDS encoding ABC transporter ATP-binding protein — its product is MTDVLDLVDVTVVRDGKKLLAGIDWRIADGERWVLLGPNGAGKTTLLQIIAAQMHPTAGSATVLGGALGKIDVFELRTRIGLSSASLDGRIPGREKVRDVVLTAAYGKMARFREDYEDADTGRAEDLLSWWGLEGFAERTFGTLSSGERKRALVARALMTDPELLLLDEPASGLDLGGREDLVRRLANHAADPASPVTVLVTHHVEEIPPGFTHAMLLRGGSIVASGPSELTLTSENLSATYGIPLHVQTYEGRYYARGL
- a CDS encoding NfeD family protein, translated to MGSVATLHSWEWWLLAAVLLLLGEAATNALVFLMPFGGAVVAAVLAAFGVPWYGQLPAFAVVTIGLLAFLRPVAVRRQAGPGLRTGAAALVGQEALVTERVDAHRGRIRLDGQIWSARTLDSEGVFEAGEAVHVAAIDGATAVVV